The proteins below are encoded in one region of Brassica napus cultivar Da-Ae chromosome A6, Da-Ae, whole genome shotgun sequence:
- the LOC106348234 gene encoding peptidyl-prolyl cis-trans isomerase Pin1 produces MASRDQVKASHILIKHQGSRRKASWKDPEGKIIMTTTREAAVEQLRSIREDIVSGKANFEDVATRVSDCSSAKRGGDLGPFGRGQMQKPFEEATYALRVGDISDIVDTDSGVHIIKRTA; encoded by the exons ATGGCGTCGAGAGACCAAGTTAAGGCGTCGCACATTCTGATCAAGCACCAAGGGTCTCGTAGGAAGGCGTCGTGGAAGGATCCCGAAGGAAAGATCATTATGACTACTACCAGAGAAGCAGCCGTCGAACAGCTTAGATCGATCCGCGAAGACATCGTCTCTGGCAAAGCTAACTTCGAGGATGTGGCCACTCGCGTTTCCGACTGTAGCTCCGCCAAACGCGGCGGCGATCTAG GTCCGTTTGGGCGAGGTCAGATGCAGAAACCGTTTGAGGAAGCAACATACGCACTCAGGGTTGGTGATATAAGTGATATTGTGGATACAGACAGTGGAGTCCATATCATTAAGAGAACAGCGTGA